In Streptomyces sp. NBC_00483, a single window of DNA contains:
- the serS gene encoding serine--tRNA ligase, which translates to MHDARALIEMGAEAVRRLARRGYSLDLSRLEDLQSRRNQSIRSADELRAESKRVASEVQQTAKQGGDISKLKERARDLKDEIRDIEAAQEKVQEELTELLLTIPNLPDDEAPDGDSEEFAVEIRRVGNPPAFSFKPQDHVDLGEATGILDFARATKLSGSRFAVSRGAGAALERALATLFLDIHTRRHGYVEHGVPYLVTRKTMTGTGQLPKFEEDLFKTGAADRDLFLIPTAEVPLTNLYADEIIPPAELPLALTAHTPCFRSEAGSYGRDTRGLIRQHQFSKVEMVKIVDPETADAELETMVGHAEACLKELGLAYRVVKLAAGDTGFSAQLTYDIEVWIPSQNTYREISSISNFGSFQARRANIRTRGDDGKPKLVATLNGSGLPVGRTLAALLEQCQQQDGSLVLPESLFPYLGFRRISADGTPEA; encoded by the coding sequence ATGCATGATGCCCGCGCCCTGATCGAAATGGGTGCCGAAGCGGTACGTCGGCTCGCTCGTCGCGGTTACTCCCTGGACCTGTCCCGGCTGGAAGACCTTCAGTCCCGGCGCAACCAGAGCATCCGCTCGGCCGACGAGCTGCGGGCGGAGTCCAAGCGGGTGGCGAGCGAGGTCCAGCAGACGGCCAAGCAGGGTGGGGACATCTCCAAGCTGAAGGAGCGCGCCCGCGACCTGAAGGACGAGATCCGCGACATCGAGGCCGCGCAGGAGAAGGTCCAGGAAGAGCTCACCGAGCTCCTCCTGACCATCCCCAACCTCCCCGACGACGAGGCTCCGGACGGCGACTCCGAGGAGTTCGCGGTCGAAATCCGGCGCGTCGGCAATCCGCCGGCGTTCTCGTTCAAGCCACAGGACCACGTCGACCTGGGCGAGGCCACCGGCATCCTCGACTTCGCCCGCGCCACCAAGCTGTCCGGTTCGCGCTTTGCGGTCTCCCGCGGTGCCGGCGCCGCCCTGGAGCGTGCTCTGGCCACGCTCTTCCTCGACATCCACACACGCCGCCACGGCTACGTCGAGCACGGTGTCCCGTACTTGGTGACCCGCAAGACGATGACCGGCACCGGCCAGCTGCCGAAGTTCGAAGAGGACCTGTTCAAGACCGGCGCCGCCGATCGCGACCTGTTCCTCATCCCGACGGCCGAGGTCCCGCTGACCAACCTCTACGCCGACGAGATCATCCCGCCCGCCGAGCTGCCCCTGGCCCTCACGGCCCACACCCCGTGCTTCCGCTCGGAGGCCGGCTCGTACGGGCGCGACACCCGCGGCCTGATCCGCCAGCACCAGTTCTCCAAGGTGGAGATGGTCAAGATCGTTGACCCGGAGACGGCGGACGCTGAGCTGGAGACGATGGTCGGCCATGCCGAGGCGTGCCTGAAGGAGCTCGGGCTCGCCTACCGCGTGGTCAAGCTGGCCGCCGGCGACACCGGCTTCTCCGCCCAGCTCACGTACGACATCGAAGTCTGGATCCCGAGCCAGAACACCTACCGGGAAATCTCCTCGATCTCCAACTTCGGTAGCTTCCAGGCCCGCCGCGCCAACATCCGCACCCGCGGGGATGACGGCAAGCCCAAGCTCGTCGCCACCCTCAACGGCTCCGGCCTGCCCGTCGGCCGCACCCTGGCCGCGCTCCTTGAGCAGTGCCAGCAGCAGGACGGCTCGCTCGTCCTCCCCGAATCTCTCTTCCCGTACCTCGGCTTCCGCCGGATCTCGGCGGACGGAACACCGGAGGCATAA
- a CDS encoding glycosyltransferase, which produces MLVGVCDFPGSYAFPPAGYGGIERWLWAVAVGARAAGADVHLLGPGWLTDLEYDWVRKPVRLEDVTAGSLAERELRDIDYDLLVVGHEYPSLPAWTRTWSELDCDVATFQHSPVFQHSDTAFDGKQSRLYCYSPEMIERYAGHQPIPELAVHLGLDEDEPPSVAGRDLVWLGRIDAEKAPHLAVRAAQLLGRRIRIVGPVFDEEYVRRHARLLNADHVEWVGELGGPAKTAAIRDASVFVYTYARDYVEAGAAIFGESLRTGTPMAALTWRTGTCAEAALCDATGAIAVADPEVDDEAAAHQLARAIERVEILDHRQVQEIGLHRFDPARHFSAMAARSC; this is translated from the coding sequence GTGCTCGTCGGCGTCTGCGACTTCCCTGGTAGCTACGCCTTTCCACCCGCCGGATACGGCGGAATCGAACGATGGCTGTGGGCGGTCGCCGTAGGCGCCCGAGCCGCAGGCGCCGACGTACACCTCCTCGGGCCGGGCTGGCTCACGGACCTGGAGTACGACTGGGTCCGCAAGCCGGTCCGCTTAGAGGACGTCACCGCCGGATCGCTGGCCGAGCGCGAGCTACGCGATATCGACTACGACCTGTTGGTCGTAGGGCACGAATACCCCTCGTTGCCCGCGTGGACCCGGACGTGGAGTGAGCTGGACTGCGACGTCGCCACATTCCAGCACTCCCCCGTCTTCCAACACTCCGACACTGCATTCGACGGCAAGCAGTCGCGCCTCTACTGCTACTCGCCCGAGATGATCGAGCGATACGCCGGTCACCAGCCCATCCCTGAGCTGGCCGTGCACTTGGGCCTCGACGAGGACGAGCCGCCCTCCGTCGCCGGACGCGACCTCGTATGGCTCGGCCGCATCGACGCCGAGAAGGCGCCCCATCTGGCCGTGCGTGCCGCCCAGTTACTCGGCCGCCGGATACGGATCGTCGGACCCGTTTTCGACGAGGAGTACGTACGACGCCATGCCCGGCTCCTCAACGCGGACCACGTCGAATGGGTCGGCGAACTTGGCGGCCCCGCCAAGACCGCAGCCATCCGCGACGCCTCCGTCTTCGTCTATACGTACGCACGCGACTACGTGGAGGCCGGCGCCGCAATCTTCGGAGAATCCCTCCGCACTGGCACACCCATGGCCGCGCTCACCTGGCGCACGGGCACCTGCGCCGAAGCCGCCCTCTGCGACGCGACCGGCGCAATCGCCGTGGCTGACCCCGAGGTGGATGACGAGGCCGCCGCTCACCAACTGGCGCGCGCCATCGAGCGGGTGGAGATCCTAGATCACCGGCAAGTCCAAGAGATCGGCCTCCACCGCTTTGATCCCGCTCGGCACTTCAGCGCGATGGCAGCGCGATCATGCTGA
- a CDS encoding relaxase/mobilization nuclease domain-containing protein: MIAAIKPAGSNTRGLLAYLYGPGRQDEHLDPHIVAGFAMLGMPDPGRKENATLTELARYLNEPVRLRNSEFGRPFTDHVWHCPVRAAPEDRYLSDAEWGEIAQRIVDSAGIAAPGDDLACRWIAVRHADDHIHILATTVREDGRRPRLHNSGQRVGDACREIEMDYGLLQLKKGDRTAARRPTQPEMHKAERLGWNRTSRKWLEDRVRAAIPHAASTEELLAYLEADGVAIKPRRGPSGDLLGYAAGRPGDLNGKGEQIFHPGGKIAPDLTLPKLRARLEAVAPEEHPTARRNKPATPWHQATEALDTLHAQLGDTTTITKEGDERSQAHIAALGELIEATAQQAPADLRPELVAAATTFARAQRSQIRAENRAADAVRIAARDIINTATGPDGSALATLLAALVWSAILSQRWHEAKQHAHQADAARQALDHLQTATDQAMSPVLAELERRQPKEQARLTLASDVRATVPDHAARILADSSWPALAAVLADAEARGYQSHPLLKEAAGQRELNTARQPARVLITRIQHTGRNPAPNRRAEAARRRTTTGTFPGSTVAPAAQPSVSSPAPRQNRPQR, from the coding sequence GTGATCGCCGCCATCAAACCGGCCGGGTCCAACACCCGTGGCCTGCTCGCCTACCTCTACGGCCCCGGCCGCCAGGACGAGCACCTTGATCCGCACATCGTCGCCGGCTTCGCGATGCTCGGCATGCCCGACCCCGGCCGCAAGGAGAACGCGACCCTCACTGAACTCGCCCGCTACCTCAACGAGCCGGTGCGCCTGCGCAACAGCGAGTTCGGCCGACCATTCACCGACCATGTATGGCACTGCCCCGTGCGTGCCGCACCCGAGGACCGGTACCTCTCCGACGCAGAGTGGGGCGAGATCGCCCAACGCATCGTTGACTCTGCCGGCATCGCCGCGCCCGGCGACGACCTGGCCTGTCGCTGGATCGCCGTACGCCACGCGGACGACCACATCCACATCCTGGCCACCACCGTCCGCGAAGACGGCCGCCGCCCGCGGCTCCACAACAGTGGCCAGCGCGTCGGTGACGCGTGCCGCGAGATCGAAATGGACTACGGGCTGCTGCAGTTGAAGAAGGGCGATCGAACCGCCGCGCGCCGTCCCACCCAACCCGAGATGCACAAGGCCGAGCGCCTCGGCTGGAACCGGACCAGCAGGAAGTGGCTTGAGGATCGGGTCCGCGCGGCCATCCCGCATGCCGCCAGTACCGAGGAGCTGCTTGCCTACCTTGAGGCCGACGGCGTCGCGATCAAGCCCCGACGTGGGCCTTCCGGCGATCTCCTCGGATACGCCGCAGGGCGCCCCGGCGACCTAAACGGCAAGGGCGAGCAGATCTTCCACCCCGGAGGAAAGATCGCCCCCGACCTCACCCTGCCCAAACTGCGGGCCCGCCTGGAAGCCGTCGCGCCCGAAGAACACCCCACCGCACGCCGCAACAAACCCGCCACACCGTGGCATCAAGCCACCGAAGCCCTCGACACCCTCCACGCCCAACTCGGCGACACCACCACGATCACCAAGGAGGGCGACGAACGCTCCCAGGCCCACATCGCCGCCCTCGGCGAACTCATCGAGGCCACCGCTCAGCAGGCCCCGGCTGACCTGCGCCCCGAACTCGTCGCCGCGGCAACGACGTTCGCCCGCGCTCAGCGCTCCCAGATCCGCGCCGAGAATCGGGCGGCCGATGCTGTACGAATCGCAGCCCGCGACATCATCAACACCGCAACAGGGCCGGACGGTAGCGCTCTCGCCACCCTCCTCGCCGCCCTCGTGTGGTCCGCGATCCTCTCCCAGCGCTGGCACGAGGCCAAACAGCACGCCCACCAGGCCGACGCCGCCCGCCAGGCCCTCGACCATCTCCAGACCGCAACCGACCAAGCCATGAGCCCCGTACTCGCCGAACTGGAGCGCCGCCAGCCCAAGGAACAAGCCCGCCTCACCCTGGCCAGCGACGTGCGCGCCACCGTCCCCGACCACGCCGCCCGCATCCTTGCCGACTCCAGTTGGCCCGCCCTGGCCGCTGTCCTCGCCGACGCCGAAGCGCGCGGCTACCAGTCCCACCCACTCCTCAAAGAAGCCGCCGGACAACGCGAGTTGAACACCGCCCGCCAACCTGCCCGCGTTCTCATCACCCGCATCCAACACACCGGCCGCAACCCCGCCCCCAACCGCCGAGCCGAAGCGGCTCGCCGACGCACGACCACAGGAACATTCCCTGGAAGCACGGTGGCCCCTGCAGCGCAGCCGAGCGTCTCCTCGCCGGCCCCGCGGCAGAACCGGCCCCAGCGGTAA
- a CDS encoding MobC family plasmid mobilization relaxosome protein — MAEEAQRQGAPVQQVGAEDGPDPDELHAAQREILHPVREDAAAAGEPAVKSAQPTIRRFTGEKRDARVGPLRFLDEERAHLQDIAAEHGYKGDSGFAADVVLAFITGRFTANLPLSEDRRRTHHFRAQVLRQLNRIGVNVNQIARALNSDYTPPDLRRHLTELQQLLDLIAEALRQPVELAELEEEEPSA, encoded by the coding sequence GTGGCGGAGGAGGCCCAGCGCCAGGGGGCGCCAGTCCAGCAGGTCGGGGCCGAGGACGGCCCCGACCCGGACGAGCTCCACGCCGCTCAGCGCGAGATCCTGCACCCCGTACGTGAAGACGCCGCTGCCGCCGGCGAACCCGCCGTGAAGAGCGCGCAGCCCACGATCCGCCGCTTCACCGGCGAAAAGCGCGACGCACGCGTCGGCCCCCTGCGCTTCCTCGACGAGGAGCGCGCTCACCTCCAGGACATCGCCGCCGAGCACGGTTACAAGGGCGACTCCGGCTTCGCCGCCGACGTCGTCCTCGCCTTCATCACCGGACGGTTCACCGCGAACCTCCCGCTGTCCGAGGACCGCCGCCGAACCCACCACTTCCGCGCCCAAGTACTGCGCCAGCTCAACCGCATCGGAGTCAACGTCAACCAGATCGCCCGCGCCCTCAACAGCGACTACACGCCCCCTGACCTCCGCCGGCACTTGACCGAACTCCAGCAGCTCCTGGACCTGATCGCTGAGGCCCTGCGCCAGCCCGTCGAACTGGCCGAGCTGGAAGAAGAGGAGCCGTCCGCGTGA
- a CDS encoding DUF2637 domain-containing protein, whose product MTKQTAERYALAAAGGVIVALTVGGFWLSYAHLAEVAGNHGLRGSPARRWAWPATLDAFIVAGELLMLRAGLRRVTDRWAIALTGVGSVGSIALNVAGVSGTGDAGAVPMLDYVVAAVPPTAALLAFGVLMRQIHQLVAEPAARQDSTPDRAARPMADASVQRPEPHHRIPQSKARGGRPPSATLDELVEIGRIAVSEKRTLTRAIVQQSIRDKGLSVSGKRLTEVMNILRPEVELGHGTVQTGS is encoded by the coding sequence ATGACCAAGCAGACCGCCGAGCGATACGCGCTTGCCGCAGCCGGAGGCGTCATCGTGGCCCTTACTGTCGGCGGCTTCTGGCTCTCGTACGCGCACCTTGCCGAGGTCGCCGGAAACCACGGACTCCGTGGCTCGCCGGCCCGGCGGTGGGCATGGCCCGCCACCCTGGACGCCTTCATCGTCGCGGGCGAACTCCTGATGCTCCGCGCGGGTCTGCGCCGGGTCACCGACCGGTGGGCCATTGCCCTCACCGGCGTCGGCTCGGTCGGATCCATCGCGCTCAACGTGGCGGGCGTGAGCGGAACGGGCGACGCAGGCGCCGTGCCCATGCTCGACTACGTGGTCGCCGCCGTCCCGCCGACCGCTGCGCTCCTTGCTTTCGGCGTACTGATGCGGCAGATCCACCAGCTCGTCGCCGAGCCCGCCGCCCGCCAGGACTCGACTCCTGATCGGGCGGCCCGGCCGATGGCGGACGCTTCCGTTCAGCGACCGGAACCCCACCACCGGATTCCGCAGAGCAAGGCACGCGGGGGCCGACCGCCGAGCGCCACCCTCGACGAACTCGTGGAGATCGGCCGCATCGCCGTCTCCGAGAAACGCACCCTCACCCGGGCAATCGTCCAACAGTCCATACGGGACAAGGGACTTTCGGTCAGCGGTAAGCGACTGACCGAGGTGATGAACATCCTCCGGCCCGAAGTCGAGCTCGGACACGGAACCGTCCAGACCGGCAGCTGA
- a CDS encoding DnaB-like helicase N-terminal domain-containing protein: MLQGTTPQWQTPSTHSRSSPQDAIDVTTTSPHDVDAEAAVLGACMFHGAVIDEVRQTLDPGDFHQPAHTTIWHALLELRRQEAPTDPIALSHQLKSTGDLTRVGGPQYLHSLASLATVGSGASYYADIVRSHADLRGLQATAVRVLQGATAPGADPAEVRGLLATSLSEAADRARRSSGGRLQRYAVDGWSFVTDTPATTQPVWGTPGKAAWAPGESLMLVGPPGVGKSTIAQQIVLARLGLLAQVLDMPVREGEKVLYIAADRPSQLARAFTRVVHQADRDILRRRLVFWSGPLPASLNTEPQLLAELAAEHGADTVVIDSLKDVVGKLTDDEAGLAYNNARQQLLRDGVELLELHHQRKQGADVSRSQRPVLDQVYGSAWFTAGAGSVVFLNGSAGDPVVHLHHLKTVDDEIGPLPVIHDHPRGTSRVDTSLDPLTLLRQAGASGLTARTLATQITGEDKPGAADIARARRRLENLTKSGDATQETGAGGGTGGGQATRWKAVVRHITAVS; encoded by the coding sequence GTGCTCCAGGGTACGACCCCGCAGTGGCAGACACCATCGACTCACTCCCGTTCCAGCCCGCAGGACGCGATCGACGTCACGACCACCTCACCTCACGACGTGGACGCCGAGGCGGCTGTGCTCGGCGCCTGCATGTTCCACGGTGCGGTCATCGACGAGGTCCGGCAGACGCTGGATCCAGGGGACTTCCACCAGCCGGCGCACACGACGATCTGGCATGCCCTGCTGGAGCTGCGCAGGCAGGAAGCACCGACCGACCCGATCGCGCTGTCGCACCAGTTGAAGTCAACGGGTGACCTCACGCGTGTGGGTGGCCCCCAGTACCTGCACTCTCTGGCGAGTTTGGCAACCGTCGGCTCGGGTGCCTCGTACTACGCGGACATAGTCCGCAGCCACGCCGACCTGCGCGGCTTGCAGGCCACGGCGGTCCGCGTACTCCAAGGCGCCACCGCGCCGGGAGCCGACCCGGCCGAGGTGCGCGGCCTGCTGGCGACATCGCTGAGCGAGGCCGCCGACCGCGCACGCCGCAGCTCAGGCGGGAGGCTGCAGCGGTACGCCGTGGACGGTTGGTCCTTCGTCACCGACACCCCGGCCACCACCCAGCCTGTGTGGGGGACGCCGGGAAAAGCAGCCTGGGCTCCCGGCGAGAGCCTGATGCTCGTCGGGCCGCCCGGTGTCGGCAAGTCGACGATCGCCCAGCAGATCGTCCTCGCTCGCCTCGGCCTGCTCGCCCAGGTCCTGGACATGCCGGTGCGGGAGGGTGAAAAGGTTCTCTACATCGCCGCGGACCGGCCCAGCCAGCTCGCCCGCGCCTTCACCCGCGTCGTGCACCAGGCAGACCGGGACATCCTCCGTCGGCGCCTGGTCTTCTGGTCGGGTCCGCTGCCCGCTTCGCTCAACACGGAGCCGCAGCTTCTCGCCGAGCTGGCTGCCGAGCACGGCGCCGACACCGTGGTGATCGACAGCCTCAAGGATGTGGTCGGAAAGCTCACCGACGACGAGGCCGGTCTCGCGTACAACAACGCCCGCCAACAGCTCCTGCGCGACGGCGTCGAGCTGCTCGAACTGCACCACCAGCGCAAGCAGGGAGCCGATGTCTCGCGCAGCCAACGGCCGGTCCTGGACCAGGTCTACGGATCGGCCTGGTTCACCGCGGGCGCCGGAAGCGTCGTGTTCCTCAACGGCTCCGCCGGGGATCCGGTGGTCCACCTCCACCACCTCAAGACCGTCGACGACGAGATCGGCCCGTTGCCGGTCATCCACGACCACCCCCGTGGCACCTCACGCGTCGATACGAGCCTCGACCCGCTGACGCTCCTGCGGCAGGCCGGCGCGAGCGGGCTCACCGCACGCACGCTCGCCACCCAGATCACTGGTGAGGACAAGCCCGGCGCCGCGGACATCGCCAGGGCCAGGCGCCGCCTGGAGAACCTCACGAAGAGCGGCGACGCCACCCAGGAGACCGGCGCAGGCGGCGGCACCGGCGGTGGCCAAGCCACCCGGTGGAAGGCCGTAGTCCGCCACATCACCGCCGTGTCCTGA
- a CDS encoding recombinase family protein → MPRTKPTRGNSHTSVAGESAAIYCRISTAEDDDQTGVDRQERICREVAERRGLVIDPAHVFVDNSRSAWSRRRKRPGWERLLEEARGRSFRHIVAYHPDRLMRQPRDLEELLQVADDQAITLHGEANRRDLSDPDDRFILRIEVAHACRSSDDTSRRLKDALQDRVREGKPQGGVRRFGYTKDGMTIVEEEAEVVREVFDRYLKGEGAAPIAKDLHHRGVPTASGKVWNAGTVRGLLDSRHVAGIRMHQGVEAGPGAWPAIIDAGVWAEVRARREYRSAVYRESLSNPPQRYYLLRGLVMCGRCGTLMSGTAKNTGPVYQCNRRGRNDEMKCTRSITAKTLEDFVADAAVELLGKLRVDGRLASSNLAESAARELEDDQRQLAELNEMWTAKELSTAEFRRMRKEITDRIAKAQRKVVVRPMVLLDGLTGEGARAAWEDEAMTDERRNAVLRFLFAGVVIDEPKKFGRHMDWDRIAIEQNPL, encoded by the coding sequence ATGCCACGCACCAAGCCCACCAGGGGAAACTCCCACACCTCGGTCGCCGGGGAGTCGGCGGCCATCTACTGCCGGATATCCACGGCCGAGGACGACGACCAGACAGGTGTCGACCGCCAGGAGCGCATCTGCCGGGAGGTGGCCGAGCGCCGCGGGCTCGTCATCGATCCGGCGCACGTCTTCGTCGACAACAGCCGCTCGGCGTGGAGTCGTAGGCGCAAGCGGCCCGGTTGGGAGCGTCTCCTGGAGGAGGCCCGAGGCCGGAGTTTCCGGCACATCGTCGCTTACCACCCCGACCGGCTGATGCGCCAGCCAAGGGACTTGGAGGAACTGCTCCAGGTCGCCGACGATCAGGCGATCACGCTGCACGGTGAGGCCAACCGGCGTGACCTCTCCGACCCGGACGACCGCTTCATCCTCCGTATCGAAGTCGCGCACGCCTGCCGCTCCTCGGACGACACCTCACGGAGGTTGAAGGACGCGCTTCAGGACCGGGTGCGAGAAGGGAAGCCGCAGGGCGGCGTACGTCGGTTCGGCTACACCAAGGACGGGATGACGATCGTCGAGGAGGAGGCCGAGGTCGTCCGGGAGGTCTTCGACCGGTACCTGAAGGGCGAGGGGGCGGCGCCGATCGCGAAAGACTTGCACCACCGGGGCGTTCCCACGGCGAGCGGCAAGGTATGGAACGCGGGAACGGTGCGTGGCCTGCTCGATTCCCGGCACGTCGCAGGCATTCGCATGCACCAGGGTGTCGAGGCCGGACCTGGTGCCTGGCCAGCAATCATCGACGCGGGGGTCTGGGCGGAGGTGCGGGCGCGGCGTGAGTACCGCTCGGCGGTGTACCGGGAGTCGCTCAGCAATCCGCCTCAGCGCTACTACCTGCTGCGCGGCCTGGTGATGTGCGGACGGTGCGGAACGCTGATGTCCGGCACCGCCAAGAACACTGGCCCGGTCTACCAGTGCAACCGCCGCGGTCGGAACGACGAGATGAAGTGCACTCGGTCGATCACGGCTAAGACCCTTGAAGATTTCGTCGCTGACGCCGCCGTCGAATTGCTCGGCAAGCTCCGCGTGGATGGTCGGCTCGCCAGCAGCAATCTCGCCGAGAGTGCGGCCAGGGAGCTGGAGGACGACCAGCGGCAGCTCGCCGAACTGAACGAGATGTGGACGGCGAAGGAGCTCTCCACTGCGGAGTTCCGCAGGATGCGCAAGGAGATCACTGATCGCATTGCCAAGGCCCAACGCAAGGTCGTCGTCCGGCCGATGGTGCTCCTCGACGGCCTGACGGGGGAAGGCGCTCGCGCAGCTTGGGAGGACGAGGCGATGACCGACGAGCGACGGAATGCGGTGCTGCGCTTCCTGTTCGCCGGGGTGGTCATCGACGAACCGAAGAAGTTCGGCAGGCACATGGACTGGGACCGCATCGCGATCGAGCAGAACCCGCTCTGA
- a CDS encoding SigE family RNA polymerase sigma factor, whose translation MDPQDQLRFRDFVDARWGTLLRLANLLTGGDRHEAEDLVQTALMKALGRWRHIDDPEGYVRKVMYRHQVSRWRLRRPHREPTFDASRTVWREEGTADGTADADLRITMAGALARLTPRQRTMLVLRYFEDLSETEVAAALGCSVGTVRSTTHRSLARLRTLAPELDARRPAAATDPDRPANGTAPKGAHA comes from the coding sequence ATGGACCCGCAGGATCAGCTCAGATTCCGGGACTTCGTCGACGCCAGGTGGGGCACCCTGCTCCGCCTGGCGAACCTGCTCACCGGCGGCGACCGGCACGAGGCCGAAGACCTCGTACAGACCGCGCTGATGAAGGCGCTCGGGCGCTGGCGGCACATCGACGACCCCGAGGGGTACGTCCGCAAGGTGATGTACCGGCACCAGGTCAGCCGCTGGCGGCTGCGCCGACCGCACCGCGAACCGACGTTCGACGCCTCGCGCACCGTATGGCGCGAAGAGGGCACGGCCGACGGCACCGCCGACGCCGACCTGCGGATCACCATGGCGGGCGCGCTGGCCCGGCTCACCCCGCGCCAGCGCACGATGCTCGTCCTGCGCTACTTCGAGGACCTGTCCGAGACCGAGGTGGCGGCCGCCCTGGGCTGCTCGGTCGGCACCGTACGCAGCACCACCCACCGCTCCCTGGCCCGGCTGCGCACGCTCGCCCCGGAACTCGACGCCCGGCGCCCCGCCGCGGCCACCGATCCCGACCGCCCCGCGAACGGCACCGCGCCGAAGGGAGCCCACGCATGA
- a CDS encoding outer membrane protein assembly factor BamB family protein, whose protein sequence is MNADQLDHRLRDVLHAWTPDTTAAPTDLADRLVRRRRRRTTLRVTGAALGLTAIAFGTVLVTGTGDDRPPTPTNHVSREGKLRWQTPLPGKTAWDACATGPGTVYCRNSGYDGLGVDTRTGKVVWQRKAAHPDNGGTPSGSITGVRDGILYSYADHAPGTSNPGTDVVAVDIDSRKVLWRHKLADDSRDADSAVLFDGGILANTPTFKSAAALDPRTGRTLWTHKWKQADCTAAAIGGVPHLMCSPDSEKAPQRSTVVRLDPATGRPHTVATVKGMTSYIGRDGDTVLLAAPVGKQKFIGEPGPTDLIRVDTGTGKVTRHRADGPRGGVIADGVMLTVRKDGTALAWSAADGKQLWASESGLRLRKDPSGPGMYELASAAAVNLTDQVAYFLDPTGNMVGLDLDNGAVRWRGKVKLPERPVRGGVAPELMTEGRHGLIGQVDGELFRIDPKPARTES, encoded by the coding sequence ATGAACGCCGACCAGCTCGACCACAGGCTCCGGGACGTCCTGCACGCGTGGACCCCCGACACCACCGCCGCCCCCACGGACCTCGCCGACCGTCTCGTACGCCGCCGCAGGCGCCGCACCACGCTGCGCGTCACCGGCGCCGCACTCGGCCTCACCGCCATCGCCTTCGGCACGGTCCTCGTCACCGGCACGGGCGACGACCGGCCACCGACCCCGACCAACCACGTCAGCCGGGAGGGCAAACTGCGCTGGCAGACGCCCCTGCCCGGCAAGACCGCGTGGGACGCCTGCGCCACCGGCCCCGGCACCGTGTACTGCAGGAACTCCGGATACGACGGCCTCGGCGTCGACACCCGTACCGGAAAGGTCGTGTGGCAGCGCAAGGCCGCGCACCCCGACAACGGCGGCACCCCTTCGGGCTCGATCACCGGCGTCCGCGACGGAATCCTCTACTCGTACGCCGACCACGCGCCCGGCACCTCGAACCCCGGCACCGACGTCGTCGCCGTCGACATCGACAGCCGCAAGGTGCTGTGGCGGCACAAGCTGGCCGACGACAGCCGCGACGCGGACTCCGCCGTGCTCTTCGACGGCGGCATTCTCGCCAACACCCCGACGTTCAAGAGCGCGGCCGCCCTCGATCCCAGGACCGGCCGCACCCTGTGGACACACAAGTGGAAGCAGGCCGACTGCACCGCCGCCGCGATCGGCGGCGTCCCGCACCTGATGTGCTCGCCCGACAGTGAGAAGGCGCCGCAGCGCAGCACCGTCGTCCGCCTCGACCCGGCGACCGGCCGCCCGCACACGGTCGCGACGGTCAAGGGCATGACGAGCTACATCGGCAGGGACGGGGACACCGTGCTCCTCGCGGCCCCGGTCGGAAAGCAGAAGTTCATCGGCGAACCCGGCCCCACCGACCTGATCCGCGTCGACACGGGCACCGGGAAGGTGACGCGGCACCGCGCCGACGGACCGCGCGGCGGCGTGATCGCGGACGGCGTCATGCTCACGGTCCGCAAGGACGGCACGGCCCTCGCGTGGTCGGCCGCCGACGGGAAACAACTGTGGGCGAGCGAGTCGGGCCTCCGGCTCCGCAAGGACCCCAGCGGCCCCGGCATGTACGAACTGGCCTCCGCCGCGGCCGTGAACCTCACCGACCAGGTCGCCTACTTCCTCGACCCGACCGGGAACATGGTGGGCCTCGACCTCGACAACGGCGCGGTGCGCTGGCGCGGCAAGGTGAAGCTGCCCGAGCGGCCGGTGCGGGGCGGCGTCGCCCCCGAGCTGATGACCGAGGGACGCCACGGCCTCATCGGCCAGGTCGACGGCGAACTGTTCCGCATCGACCCGAAGCCGGCGCGCACAGAGTCGTAG